The following coding sequences lie in one bacterium genomic window:
- a CDS encoding xanthine dehydrogenase family protein subunit M has protein sequence MRYEAPTTVESAVHLLTGPKADDVRILAGGTDLLVQLRSQTRGPGLIV, from the coding sequence CTGCGATACGAAGCCCCGACCACCGTCGAGTCCGCGGTGCATCTACTCACCGGTCCGAAAGCCGATGACGTGCGCATCCTGGCCGGCGGTACCGACCTGCTGGTGCAATTGCGTTCGCAGACCCGCGGGCCGGGGCTGATCGTG
- a CDS encoding sigma-54-dependent Fis family transcriptional regulator, which produces MAAILIVEDELVLAHQLAVGLRSNGHEARIAETADEALRSAREDLPDLVLLDLRLPDRSGLEVISELKAIDSGILVVLMTAFGGVRDAVEAMRRGASDYLSKPLDLGELRLLIDRLLGQQRQERELRYLRDRDHHNSGNPGYSSTDFAELLDKVARLCDPGVPAGNRPAILLCGEPGSGKGIVARGIHDMLGGGPFIEANCTALSPARIAAELFGVGQSGSSSGESRPGLLEAAQGGSLLLSEVSDLEPDLQERLLEVIKGKRVRRMGSSRERDLNVHILVTTHRDLDQALSDRRIRADLLQHLRAFAFDIAPLRKRPDELIALARHYAGTIGLSFDGHARTIGGDAEAQLLAYSWPGNIRELHNVLERAIILSPQESLDSEALARMLFAPHTQSPGPGRMLLPEAGVSLEEVERDLVQQALDQTRGNRSKASGLLGLTRDTLRYRIAKWGLDKES; this is translated from the coding sequence ATGGCCGCCATCCTGATCGTTGAAGACGAGCTCGTTCTGGCTCACCAGCTAGCGGTGGGCCTGCGCAGCAACGGGCATGAAGCCCGGATCGCCGAGACCGCGGACGAAGCCCTGCGCTCGGCCAGGGAAGACCTGCCCGATCTCGTCCTGCTCGATCTGCGCCTGCCAGACCGATCAGGACTCGAGGTTATTTCCGAGCTGAAGGCGATCGACAGCGGCATTCTCGTCGTGCTGATGACCGCATTCGGCGGGGTTCGAGACGCGGTAGAGGCCATGCGACGCGGAGCCTCCGACTACCTGAGCAAGCCGCTGGATCTCGGCGAACTGAGGCTGTTGATCGATCGCCTGCTCGGACAGCAACGGCAGGAACGCGAACTGCGCTACCTGCGCGATCGGGATCACCACAACTCGGGCAACCCGGGCTACTCGAGTACCGATTTTGCGGAGTTGCTCGACAAGGTCGCTCGGCTCTGCGATCCGGGAGTCCCCGCAGGAAACCGCCCGGCGATTCTCCTGTGTGGCGAACCGGGATCCGGCAAGGGAATCGTCGCCCGCGGCATTCACGACATGCTAGGTGGAGGCCCGTTCATCGAAGCAAATTGCACCGCTCTGTCTCCCGCTCGGATCGCCGCGGAGTTGTTCGGAGTCGGCCAGAGTGGCAGCTCGAGTGGGGAATCTCGGCCGGGCCTACTCGAAGCGGCCCAGGGGGGCAGCCTCTTGCTCAGCGAGGTTAGCGATCTCGAACCGGACCTGCAGGAGCGTCTGCTGGAAGTCATCAAAGGCAAGCGCGTGCGCAGGATGGGATCGTCCCGCGAACGCGACCTGAACGTGCACATCCTGGTGACGACTCATCGAGACCTCGATCAGGCGCTGAGCGACAGGCGTATACGCGCAGACCTCCTACAGCACCTTCGCGCCTTTGCCTTCGACATCGCTCCCCTGCGCAAACGTCCCGACGAACTGATCGCCCTCGCTCGCCACTACGCCGGCACGATCGGACTGAGCTTCGACGGACACGCCCGAACGATCGGGGGCGATGCCGAAGCTCAACTCCTGGCGTACTCATGGCCGGGGAACATCCGCGAACTGCACAATGTACTGGAGCGCGCGATCATCCTGAGTCCGCAGGAGTCGCTCGATTCGGAAGCGCTCGCCCGCATGCTGTTCGCTCCACATACACAATCCCCGGGTCCGGGCCGGATGCTCCTGCCCGAAGCCGGTGTGAGCCTGGAAGAAGTCGAACGCGACCTCGTACAACAGGCACTCGACCAAACTCGAGGAAATCGCTCGAAGGCGTCCGGCCTGCTGGGACTCACCCGAGACACCCTGCGCTATCGCATTGCCAAATGGGGTCTCGACAAAGAATCCTGA
- a CDS encoding DUF4215 domain-containing protein — translation MFELLRTAPLTLWHRLHRALLRVAVWALALAVGLVPFSAQPELLNATSAHPSFTWFTGALHFDASSGLFEYVGSSKWLMLEEGMPARRVSDIPGVGKSNTLGMHLDSLGNFVSGIPGDDFVVTGSLDLDKDGVPDYEGTLLTAEVLAFGWRDGAGTDTFELLLQVTGGLVAFLFDEDAHHELLFANGSSFDGNFEEDFSADPVSGKACLGQLCGDGVMDPGEDCDDGNNDQEGKATCSGDAADTHGVSLVITKDGSKFDVDPTRGLNPGDLVMISLGNGGTPSAKAAKGKKGGGKFPTELGLDIVDGPDTLQKLEIHTSCSKSLEPGDIFGALELIGFNSAASNSEIVYDYVISNDSAIDLVSVTAVDDKLGPLTVNPFSLGAGQSILLNASAAITENTINTVEVNAETASGAMCSADATAKVLVAEPPEPGRSCADGKAVLLEFKYTGGACENGNNSQEGKHTCSGDPGATSPVEIVITKDANKTQVSKASVAFGETFEISMSDGKKMKAETIFEIRQGSQVLQSLNIHPSCSKSIAEGDQFGSVLLERFVPED, via the coding sequence ATGTTCGAGTTACTGCGCACCGCTCCCCTCACACTCTGGCACCGATTGCACCGCGCATTATTGCGGGTGGCGGTCTGGGCCCTGGCCCTGGCGGTCGGCCTCGTGCCGTTCTCCGCCCAACCTGAACTCCTCAACGCGACCAGTGCCCATCCTTCTTTCACCTGGTTCACAGGCGCTCTGCATTTCGACGCCAGCTCGGGCTTGTTCGAGTACGTCGGATCCTCCAAGTGGTTGATGCTCGAAGAAGGCATGCCGGCCCGACGCGTCAGCGATATTCCGGGAGTCGGAAAGTCCAATACCCTGGGCATGCACCTCGATTCCCTGGGCAATTTCGTGTCCGGCATTCCCGGCGACGATTTCGTCGTAACCGGTTCCCTCGACCTCGACAAGGACGGCGTACCGGACTACGAGGGCACGTTGCTCACGGCGGAAGTGCTCGCCTTCGGCTGGCGCGACGGTGCGGGCACCGACACGTTTGAACTCCTGCTTCAAGTAACGGGCGGCCTGGTCGCATTCCTTTTCGACGAAGACGCTCACCACGAACTGCTCTTCGCAAATGGGAGTAGCTTCGACGGGAACTTCGAAGAGGACTTCTCCGCCGATCCGGTCTCGGGCAAGGCGTGTCTCGGCCAGCTTTGCGGCGATGGCGTCATGGATCCCGGCGAAGATTGCGACGACGGAAACAACGACCAGGAAGGCAAAGCCACCTGCAGCGGCGACGCGGCGGATACGCACGGCGTGTCTCTCGTCATCACCAAGGATGGAAGCAAGTTCGACGTCGATCCGACTAGAGGTCTCAATCCAGGAGATCTCGTGATGATCTCGTTAGGCAACGGCGGGACCCCCTCTGCGAAGGCCGCCAAGGGCAAGAAGGGCGGCGGAAAATTCCCGACGGAACTCGGACTCGATATCGTCGACGGACCGGACACCCTACAGAAGCTGGAGATCCACACCTCTTGCTCCAAGTCCCTGGAGCCGGGTGACATCTTTGGCGCGCTCGAACTGATCGGCTTCAACAGCGCGGCGAGCAACAGCGAGATCGTCTACGACTACGTGATCTCGAACGACAGCGCCATCGACCTGGTATCGGTCACGGCCGTCGACGATAAGCTCGGCCCTCTCACGGTGAATCCGTTCAGCCTGGGCGCCGGGCAGAGCATCTTGTTGAACGCGAGTGCGGCGATCACCGAGAACACGATCAACACGGTTGAGGTCAACGCCGAAACAGCTTCGGGCGCGATGTGCTCTGCCGACGCCACGGCCAAGGTCCTGGTCGCGGAACCACCCGAGCCGGGCAGATCCTGCGCGGATGGCAAGGCGGTCCTGCTCGAGTTCAAGTACACCGGCGGTGCCTGCGAAAACGGCAACAACAGCCAGGAAGGCAAACACACCTGCAGCGGCGATCCGGGTGCCACCTCGCCCGTTGAGATCGTGATCACCAAGGATGCAAACAAGACCCAGGTTTCAAAGGCCAGCGTGGCTTTTGGAGAGACCTTCGAGATCTCGATGAGCGATGGAAAGAAGATGAAGGCCGAGACCATCTTCGAGATTCGCCAGGGTAGCCAGGTGCTCCAGTCGCTGAACATCCATCCGTCTTGTTCCAAATCGATAGCCGAGGGAGATCAGTTTGGAAGCGTCCTACTCGAACGCTTCGTCCCGGAAGACTGA
- a CDS encoding FKBP-type peptidyl-prolyl cis-trans isomerase: protein MSRSFQVRLATGVVSVFFVSSACGPSGLPETAPGSSDAGIEITHLKRGTGAQPKASDTVRVHYHGTFPDGRVFDSSVERGTPAEFPLNRVIGCWTEAVQQIKVGGKAKLVCPPDKAYGARGAPPTIPPNATLHFEVELLGIL from the coding sequence ATGTCCAGATCGTTCCAGGTTCGGCTCGCAACCGGCGTGGTGAGCGTCTTCTTTGTGTCGAGTGCATGTGGGCCGTCCGGGCTGCCGGAGACCGCACCCGGGTCATCCGATGCAGGCATCGAGATCACTCATCTGAAGCGAGGCACCGGTGCGCAGCCAAAGGCGAGCGACACGGTGCGGGTGCACTATCACGGCACATTCCCCGACGGTCGCGTCTTCGACAGCAGTGTCGAGCGCGGCACCCCGGCCGAGTTTCCCTTGAATCGGGTGATCGGGTGCTGGACGGAGGCCGTACAGCAGATCAAGGTCGGTGGAAAGGCCAAGCTCGTCTGCCCTCCCGACAAGGCCTACGGTGCGCGCGGCGCACCTCCGACGATCCCGCCCAACGCGACGCTACACTTCGAAGTGGAATTGCTCGGAATTCTCTAA
- a CDS encoding tetratricopeptide repeat protein — protein sequence MSNSDSPKKTWLPAFAAAILLIAGLFAHANGLEGPFVYDDGIAIVNNESIRGFSSAWSPPRHTPLAGRPVVNLTLAANYAFGTLEPRGYRVTNLGLHLLAALLLFALLRRTLSGFTSGPARTPADGLAFAAALLWTLHPLQTESIYYVTQRSELVVALFYLATLYCSARAIESSKSQIWFVAAVTACALGMASKEVMVTAPLIVFLQHASCGSGTLREVFARNRRLYLSLAATWSVLALLMLDGPRSDTIGFSHGIGAVEYIFAQGGVILDYLAHSFWPNLLVFDYGPAEAISLTGALPEVLLVGALLALSCWAFARERRLGFWAVWVFVILSPTSSFIPILTEVGAERRMYLPLVGVCVLGVVLAARILGRFTQEPRIRLLAATTSLAIVAAALSNVTARRAHDYTSRVNLWASAVHARPNLVRPRVNLGQQLSLVGRNPEAEVQFRRALEIDPDEMLAHLNLGLILQARGEFEAAISHFRRTAELNPAIVQAHYSLALAYRSLGQHTRALESAHVGLEVATATGRPNWAARLESVIRSLARPRPR from the coding sequence ATGTCGAATTCCGACAGCCCGAAAAAGACCTGGCTCCCCGCATTTGCTGCGGCGATCCTGCTGATCGCGGGTTTGTTCGCGCACGCGAACGGACTCGAAGGTCCGTTCGTCTACGATGACGGCATCGCGATCGTGAACAACGAATCGATCCGCGGCTTCTCATCCGCCTGGTCACCGCCGCGACACACACCGCTCGCCGGACGTCCTGTAGTCAATCTGACTCTCGCCGCAAACTACGCATTCGGAACACTGGAGCCGCGCGGCTATCGAGTCACCAACCTCGGACTGCATCTCCTGGCCGCGCTCCTGCTCTTCGCCCTGCTCAGACGCACTCTGAGTGGATTCACGAGCGGTCCGGCTCGGACACCCGCCGATGGGCTGGCTTTTGCGGCGGCACTCCTGTGGACGCTGCACCCCCTTCAGACCGAGAGCATCTACTACGTCACGCAACGCAGCGAACTGGTCGTGGCGCTTTTCTACCTGGCCACTCTGTACTGTTCCGCGCGCGCGATCGAGTCGTCGAAGTCGCAGATCTGGTTTGTGGCCGCCGTCACTGCTTGCGCTTTGGGCATGGCGTCCAAGGAAGTCATGGTCACCGCCCCGCTGATTGTCTTCCTGCAGCACGCTTCGTGCGGTTCGGGAACTCTGCGCGAAGTCTTCGCACGCAATCGGAGACTCTACCTGTCGCTTGCCGCTACCTGGAGCGTGCTCGCGCTACTGATGCTCGACGGGCCGCGCTCCGACACGATCGGCTTTTCACACGGGATTGGGGCCGTCGAGTACATCTTCGCCCAGGGCGGTGTGATCCTCGACTACCTCGCACACAGCTTCTGGCCGAATCTGCTGGTATTCGACTACGGACCTGCCGAGGCGATTTCACTGACGGGCGCGCTGCCCGAAGTTCTGCTCGTAGGCGCCCTGCTCGCACTCAGCTGCTGGGCCTTCGCACGCGAGCGCAGGCTGGGTTTCTGGGCTGTGTGGGTGTTCGTGATCCTGTCGCCGACCTCGAGCTTCATCCCCATCCTTACGGAGGTCGGTGCCGAGCGCCGCATGTACTTGCCACTGGTAGGCGTCTGTGTGCTCGGGGTCGTACTGGCCGCACGAATCCTCGGTCGGTTTACGCAAGAGCCGCGAATACGCTTGCTCGCCGCTACGACATCGCTCGCAATCGTCGCTGCGGCGCTTTCGAACGTCACCGCGAGACGAGCCCATGACTACACCAGTCGGGTGAACTTGTGGGCGAGTGCCGTACACGCGCGGCCGAACCTGGTCCGCCCGCGCGTAAACCTGGGCCAGCAACTCTCACTAGTCGGACGCAACCCCGAAGCCGAGGTGCAATTCCGCCGCGCGCTCGAGATCGACCCCGACGAGATGCTGGCCCACCTGAACCTCGGCCTGATACTCCAGGCGCGGGGGGAATTCGAAGCCGCGATTTCCCACTTCCGCCGCACGGCCGAACTGAATCCGGCGATCGTTCAGGCGCACTATTCGCTGGCGCTTGCCTACAGATCTTTGGGCCAGCACACACGCGCACTCGAAAGTGCGCACGTCGGTCTGGAAGTCGCGACTGCCACGGGACGCCCGAACTGGGCAGCGCGTCTGGAATCCGTCATCCGTTCACTGGCCCGACCCCGCCCGCGTTGA
- a CDS encoding phospholipid carrier-dependent glycosyltransferase: MHSINPGEAQERKLRGSLLVPALLLGALVLQSVFSMRLHSATYDEVSHLAAGYSYVSTGDLRLNPQHPPLAKLLAGLALIPLEPTLDLEDGSWRADPPDEWRFGYRFLYELGNDADRLLFWGRLPFVGLSLLLAWLAYLWARDLFGRRAGWLALMLCAFSPNLIAHGQLVTTDLPLACFSTLALYNLWRFNATGSRPSAAVAGVGLGAALACKFSALILIPLFPILLLLGRRRDASLKSLLSGLAIALGLAFLVVQASYLFSLDGLQYWRGVTQTYADATPDHPWYLMGEFRVGGWWYYFAAAFLFKTPGPVLIGIGLAGAALGLRKLRTERWQDELFLVFPIAAYFLVTSLFAANIGLRYLLPVYPLIFVFTSRLGPLVTQSTFSMTIAALWVAWYLGAALAIYPDHLSYFNRFAGGPENGHRLLDDSNIDWAQDFKRLADHIEQEEIPAPIKLRYGRWDAPDYYGLKAVPLNDREWGGDPPPGVYALGTHQLIRGELYAQQFGLKTDWLSRYEPIARIGYSCYLFRFD, encoded by the coding sequence TTGCACTCAATCAATCCCGGTGAAGCTCAGGAACGAAAACTGCGTGGCAGCCTGCTGGTACCAGCACTTCTGCTCGGCGCACTCGTCCTCCAGTCAGTCTTCAGCATGCGCTTGCACAGTGCGACCTACGACGAGGTTTCGCACCTGGCCGCCGGCTATAGCTACGTTTCCACCGGCGATCTTCGTCTAAATCCCCAGCACCCACCTCTTGCCAAGCTGCTTGCGGGACTTGCGTTGATTCCGCTCGAGCCGACGCTCGATCTCGAAGACGGCAGCTGGCGAGCTGATCCACCAGATGAGTGGCGCTTCGGATACCGCTTCCTTTACGAACTGGGTAACGATGCCGACCGGCTGCTGTTCTGGGGCCGCCTGCCATTCGTGGGGCTGAGTCTACTGCTCGCCTGGCTTGCCTATCTATGGGCGCGGGACCTCTTCGGTCGCCGAGCCGGCTGGCTAGCATTGATGTTATGCGCGTTCTCTCCCAATTTGATCGCACATGGACAGCTCGTGACCACCGATCTTCCGCTGGCCTGTTTCTCGACGCTCGCCCTCTACAATCTGTGGCGTTTCAACGCGACTGGATCCCGGCCGTCCGCTGCCGTAGCGGGAGTCGGACTCGGCGCCGCGCTCGCCTGCAAGTTCTCTGCTCTGATCTTGATTCCGCTTTTTCCGATCCTGCTTCTGCTCGGGCGACGACGGGACGCTTCGCTCAAGAGCCTCCTTTCGGGTCTGGCCATCGCCCTGGGCCTGGCCTTCCTGGTCGTGCAGGCGAGCTATCTGTTTTCCCTTGATGGGCTTCAGTACTGGCGCGGCGTGACGCAAACCTATGCCGACGCCACACCCGATCATCCCTGGTATCTGATGGGCGAATTCCGTGTCGGCGGGTGGTGGTACTACTTTGCAGCCGCGTTTCTGTTCAAGACTCCTGGCCCGGTCCTGATCGGAATCGGTCTGGCCGGGGCAGCACTCGGCTTGCGGAAACTCCGGACGGAACGCTGGCAGGACGAACTCTTCCTGGTATTTCCAATCGCCGCCTACTTCCTCGTGACCAGTCTTTTCGCGGCCAATATCGGACTGCGCTACCTGCTTCCCGTCTACCCCCTGATCTTCGTGTTCACGAGTCGGCTTGGGCCGCTCGTAACCCAGTCCACATTCTCCATGACGATCGCGGCCTTGTGGGTGGCCTGGTACCTGGGCGCTGCGCTGGCGATCTACCCCGATCACCTGTCCTATTTCAATCGCTTTGCAGGCGGTCCGGAAAACGGGCATCGCCTGCTCGACGACTCGAACATCGACTGGGCGCAGGACTTCAAGCGATTGGCGGACCACATCGAGCAGGAGGAAATCCCGGCGCCGATCAAGCTGCGCTACGGACGCTGGGATGCACCGGACTATTACGGCTTGAAGGCCGTACCCTTGAACGACCGGGAATGGGGCGGAGACCCACCACCGGGCGTGTACGCGCTCGGCACCCACCAACTGATCCGCGGTGAGCTCTACGCGCAACAATTCGGCTTGAAAACCGATTGGCTGAGCCGCTATGAGCCGATCGCGCGGATCGGCTACTCCTGTTACCTCTTCCGTTTCGACTGA
- a CDS encoding VOC family protein, translated as MVGYVMMGTNDLKRAGEFYDELLAELGASRSMDMESFIAWGTTPEAALLSITKPADGNPATVGNGVMVALLVDSKDKVAALHKKALELGGKNEGAPGPRGEGFYAGYFRDLDGNKLNAFFIG; from the coding sequence ATGGTTGGTTACGTGATGATGGGAACGAACGACCTTAAGCGGGCGGGAGAATTCTACGATGAATTGCTGGCCGAACTCGGCGCGAGCCGATCGATGGACATGGAGAGCTTCATCGCCTGGGGAACGACTCCCGAAGCCGCGTTGCTGTCGATCACGAAACCAGCTGACGGCAACCCGGCAACCGTCGGAAACGGCGTGATGGTGGCTCTGCTGGTCGACAGCAAAGACAAGGTCGCGGCACTGCACAAGAAGGCGCTGGAACTCGGGGGCAAGAACGAAGGCGCACCGGGACCACGGGGCGAAGGCTTCTACGCCGGCTACTTCCGCGATCTCGATGGGAACAAGCTGAACGCGTTCTTCATCGGCTGA
- a CDS encoding MarR family transcriptional regulator, with amino-acid sequence MRHSKAMEDLVNELRLSMHRFVQVAENLHAEEPITIGMRAVLEFLLRNSAATVPEMARSRHVTRQLIQTQVNPLLDQGLVALRDNPAHRRSPHVVLTRSGERMIQRMRRREAGMYESMSDVVSEAQIETATRTLRAIRCALPEDEK; translated from the coding sequence ATGAGACATTCCAAAGCCATGGAAGATCTGGTCAATGAGCTTCGTCTGAGCATGCATCGTTTCGTGCAAGTCGCGGAGAACCTCCACGCGGAGGAGCCGATCACGATCGGAATGCGCGCCGTACTGGAATTCCTGCTGCGAAACTCCGCAGCGACGGTTCCTGAAATGGCGAGAAGCCGGCATGTGACGCGGCAGTTGATTCAGACGCAGGTCAACCCGCTGCTCGATCAGGGACTGGTGGCCTTGCGCGACAACCCCGCCCATCGCCGCTCGCCCCACGTCGTTCTGACCCGGAGTGGAGAGCGGATGATTCAGCGAATGCGGCGGCGCGAAGCGGGCATGTACGAGTCCATGTCCGACGTCGTATCGGAAGCCCAGATCGAAACGGCGACCCGAACCTTGCGCGCGATTCGTTGCGCTTTGCCAGAGGATGAGAAATGA
- a CDS encoding sterol desaturase family protein, giving the protein MSFADLMLEHGEDLQYAIFFGAFALFAVFEFWIPRRATSPNRRRRWPTNLSMTVVNIFALGFVPVSFIGAATWAEREAFGLMNVFKIPIEFLLPLAMLLRGLISTVTHLLAHKLPWLWRIHRVHHLDTELDFTSTLRFHPAEFFVNALIGVPVVLALGFPAWVLAFYELFDVAITMFSHANIRLPLWVDRALHYVIVTPDLHRIHHSTWQPETDSNYGAVFPIWDVIFGTFRGTSRARQEDMPLGLEELRDPEAQHLFRLLLSPFRKCLGPAGPSASKASSVSYGALESEKLA; this is encoded by the coding sequence ATGAGCTTCGCAGACTTGATGTTGGAACACGGAGAGGATCTTCAGTACGCCATCTTCTTTGGCGCTTTCGCCCTGTTCGCGGTATTCGAGTTCTGGATACCGCGAAGAGCGACGTCGCCGAACCGGCGCAGACGCTGGCCGACGAACCTGAGCATGACGGTTGTCAACATCTTCGCGCTCGGCTTCGTTCCAGTCTCTTTCATCGGAGCCGCAACCTGGGCGGAGAGGGAGGCGTTCGGATTGATGAACGTCTTTAAGATCCCCATTGAGTTCCTCCTGCCGCTCGCCATGCTCTTGCGAGGTCTGATTTCGACCGTCACCCATCTCTTGGCTCACAAGCTTCCGTGGTTGTGGCGCATCCACCGCGTCCACCACCTGGATACAGAACTCGATTTCACTTCGACCTTGCGTTTCCACCCGGCGGAGTTCTTCGTCAACGCGCTCATCGGCGTACCGGTCGTCCTGGCTCTGGGCTTTCCCGCCTGGGTACTCGCCTTCTACGAACTCTTCGATGTCGCAATCACGATGTTCTCCCACGCGAACATCCGCTTGCCGCTGTGGGTCGATCGTGCACTGCACTATGTGATCGTGACACCGGACCTCCACCGCATTCACCACTCCACCTGGCAGCCCGAAACCGATAGCAACTACGGGGCCGTCTTCCCGATCTGGGATGTGATTTTCGGAACATTCCGAGGTACTTCGCGCGCGCGCCAGGAGGACATGCCCCTCGGACTCGAAGAGCTTCGAGATCCGGAGGCGCAGCACCTTTTTCGACTATTGCTTTCGCCGTTCAGGAAGTGCCTCGGACCCGCGGGGCCTTCTGCAAGCAAGGCTTCGTCGGTGTCATATGGCGCACTCGAGAGCGAGAAACTCGCATGA
- a CDS encoding class I SAM-dependent methyltransferase has product MKMRIRRHLLSQFHDPHGALGHLAGWILATRGSNRERNAWTVNLLDIQPRDRVLELGFGPGLGIRRASQRASEGYVVGVDHSATMLQHARARNAAAVRANRVELIEGSLDQLPSFDQPFDKVFAVNSLQFSPDLLGVLKSIRERMRVGGRIAITLQSRAKNATDADSIRGAERGGALLEQVGFESVRVETLDLKPVCAACVLAEVASD; this is encoded by the coding sequence ATGAAAATGCGGATCCGTCGACACCTCTTGTCGCAGTTTCACGACCCGCACGGCGCGCTGGGCCATCTTGCGGGTTGGATCCTGGCGACACGAGGTTCCAACCGCGAACGGAACGCCTGGACGGTGAACCTGCTCGACATCCAACCCCGCGATCGCGTGCTCGAACTCGGCTTTGGCCCCGGGCTCGGGATTCGCAGGGCGAGCCAGAGGGCGAGTGAGGGATACGTCGTGGGCGTCGACCACTCCGCCACGATGCTCCAGCACGCGCGAGCCAGAAATGCTGCGGCGGTACGCGCAAACCGCGTCGAATTGATCGAAGGTTCACTCGATCAGTTGCCCAGTTTCGATCAGCCGTTCGACAAGGTCTTTGCGGTGAACTCGTTGCAGTTTTCGCCCGATCTCCTGGGAGTGCTCAAGTCCATCCGCGAGCGGATGCGCGTCGGTGGCCGCATCGCGATCACCCTGCAATCCCGTGCAAAGAACGCGACCGACGCCGATTCGATTCGCGGTGCGGAACGAGGCGGAGCGCTTCTGGAGCAGGTCGGTTTCGAATCGGTGCGAGTCGAAACCCTGGACCTCAAACCCGTATGTGCGGCCTGTGTGCTCGCCGAGGTCGCGAGCGACTGA